CCGTACTGCAGTTAGCCCGCGAATGGGCGAGCACCGCCGAGATCACAGAAGGCAAGTGCATGGTGATCGTAGGAGCAGCCATCAACCACTGGTTCCATGGTAACCTGATGTACCGTGCCGCTATTATGGCGCAGATGCTTACCGGCTGTAACGGTAAGAATGGTGGAGGAATGAACCACTATGTAGGTCAGGAGAAACTGGCACCGATGGATTCCTGGTCCACCATCATGAGTTCAAAAGACTGGGGAACTGTTGCAAGACTGCAGCAAGGTCCCATCTGGCATTACATCAACTCTTCTCAGTGGAGATACGATGGCAACCAGAGGTATTACAACTCAGTACCGGAGAACAAACTGGCTCATATGCACACAGCAGACTGGGCAGTAAAAGCAGTCCGGAACGGATGGATGCCGTACTATCCCCAGTACAACAAGAATAATTTTGAGATTGTAAAGGATGCACAGGCAGCCGGATGCAAGACAGACGATGAGATGAAGAATTACATCGTGGAGCAGTTGAAGAGCGGCAAGCTGAAACACTCGGTGGTTGAACCGGATGAGGAAGTGAATTTCCCGAGAAACTGGTTCATCTGGAAAGGGAACGCCATCGGAACATCCGCAAAAGGTCACGAATATTTCCTGGATCACTACCTGGGAACGCACACCAACAAAATTGCCAATGAGGTAGCCGGAGATCTTGTGGAGGACATTGTTTACAAGAAAGAAGGCGCGAGAGGCAAGATGGATCTTGTGGTGGACATCAACTTCCGTATGGATACCTCCGCCCTGTACTCGGATATCGTATTACCTACAGCATCATGGTATGAAAAAGCGGATATCAACTCTACGGATATGCATTCATTTATCCATCCGCTGGGTGCCGCCATTGACCCTGTTTGGGAATCGAAGTCGGACTGGCAGATCTTCGAAGCACTGGCGAAACTGGTGAGCGAAATGGCTCCCAACTATCTTCCCGGTATCATGAAGGATGTAGTGAACTCTCCGCTGTCGCATGACTCCAAGGACGAGATCACACAGCCGCGTCTGCAGGACTGGAGCAAAGGCGAGTGCGAAGCCATCCCCGGAAAAACAATGCATAAGATTTCTTTCGTTGAAAGAGATTATTCAAAAATCTATCTCAAGTACATCTCCCTGGGCAAGGGCGTTGAGAAGAACGGAGTAAGCGCTCACGGTGTAGGCTTCCCGGTAGACGACATCTACAAGGAAATGTTAACACACCGTCAGCACATCACCAAGTGGAATGACGGAACGGAGTATCCTTCACTGAAGGAAGATGTGGAAGCCATCAACGCTGTACTAAAGCTGTCGTCCCTCACGAACGGAAAGCTGGCAAAACGTGCTTACGAAATCATGGGTAAGAAGATTGGCATGCCGGAAATTGAGCGTTTGGGCGACGGATATGAACAGATTGATATTGAATACAGAGATCTGCAGGCACAGCCAAAGCGTTACAATTCTTCACCACTTTGGTCGGGAGTAATGCACGAAGGACGAACCTACGCGGCTTACACCTACAACGTTGATTTCCTTGTGCCATGGAGAACACTAACCGGGCGACAGCATTTCTACCTGGATCATGACGCTTACATCGCGTTCGGTGAACACCTGTCGACTTACAAACCATCTCCAACACCGGAGGCGTACGGTGACCTGCGCGTTACCGTGAACGACGGAAAAGCCAGGATACTCAATTGCCTTACTCCGCACGGAAAGTGGCACATCCACTCCACCTACGGAGATACCCTCCGCATGTTGACACTCTCCAGAGGCAATGAGCCCTGCTGGATGAGCGAGCAGGATGCTGCTGATCTGGGAATCAAAGACAATGACCACGTGGAGGTTTACAACGACCACGGAACGTACGTTACCCGCGCCTGTGTGAGTGCGCGTATACCGAAGGGTGTGTGTCTGGTTTACCACGCGGTAGAAAGAACCTACAACATTCCGAAGTCACAGGAGCGCAGAGGAAAGAACGGCGAACCGAGACGAGGCGGAATGAACAACTCCTTCACCCGTGTTCACCTGAAACCGAACCTGATGTGCGGCGGTTACGGACAATTCTCTTATCACTTCAACTACTGGGGCCCTGTGGGTGTAAATCGCGACACGCACGTTCTGGTACGGAAAATGGAAAAAGTTGAATATTAATCACTCTAATAACTAGATATATGGATGTACGGTCACAAGTTTCAATGGTTTTTCACCTCGATAAATGTATCGGGTGCCATACCTGCTCGATAGCTTGTAAGAATATCTGGACCGACCGGAAGGGCGCAGAATACATGTGGTGGAACAACGTTGAAACCAAGCCCGGAACCGGTTATCCCACCAAATGGGAAAACCAGGATATTTACAAAGGCGGTTGGGAGAAAAACGGAGATTCTGTATCGCTCAAAGGTGCCGGAAAATTTAAAGGGCTAAAGAATATCTTCCATAACCCGCACATGCCGGTGCTGGATGATTACTATGAGCCCTGGGCCTACAAGTACCAGGATCTGTTTACAGCACCCGAGGGCGATGACCAGCCCACAGGACGAGCCATTTCACTCGTTACCGGGGAACCGATCGATCTGAAGGCCGGTCCTAACTGGGATGATGATATGGGCGGTTCGATTGATTACGCCCGTCAGGACTCTAATCTCAGGAGCCTCAGTCCGGCCGAGCAGGAAGCCATGTTCCAGCTGGAAAGAATGACATTCCACTACCTGCCGCGTATCTGCAACCATTGCTTGAACCCCGCCTGCGTGGCATCCTGCCCGTCCGGTGCGCTTTATAAAAGAGGTGAGGACGGCGTAGTGCTGATCAATCAGGAGCGTTGCCGCGCCTGGAGGATGTGCGTTACCGCTTGTCCGTATAAGAAAAGTTATTACAACTGGAATACCGGCAAGTCAGAAAAGTGCGTTCTGTGCTACCCCCGTCTGGAGTCCGGGCAACCGCCCGCCTGTTTCCATTCCTGTGTGGGACGTATCCGTTACCTGGGAGTAATGCTCTACGATGCAGATAAGATCGAGAAGGCAGCATCTGCTCCGGAAGATGAACTGGTGAATGCGCAGATGGGTATTTACCTGGATCCGTTTGATCCGGAAGTGATCAAACAGGCTCGTCTGAACGGTATTGCCGATTCTACCATTACTGCTGCACAGAACTCTCCTGTTTACAAATTCGTAAAAGTGTGGAGACTCGCTCTGCCCTTGCACCCCGAGTTCCGGACATTGCCGAACCTGTTCTATGTTCCGGCGTTGCTTCCGACCATGGCTACCGTTTCTGACGGAGTATACAACTCCACCGGAAAATCGCTGTGGAACCCGGTAGAAAACAACCGTCTTCCGATGAAGTACCTCGCTTCGCTGTTCTCTGCGGGCAACACCACCAAAATTGTTGAGGTATTTAAACGACTGATGGCCGTTCGACTGCATCGTCGTGGTGTAACCGTAGGAGACCTGAACTCTGCAGAAATATCTTCTGCCATGAACGAGGTTAACATGGATGCGGATATGGCCAATGCCATTTTCCGCCTTACCTCTCTGGCCACATTTGAGGAGCGTTTTGTAATACCCGCTGCACACAGAGAAGAAGCCATTGAAATGCTGGAGAACACAGCTGACTTCAAGGGTGCCACAGGATTCGGATTCAAAGAACGCCCCGCCAGAGGTTTATAACAAGACAATGGAGAAGTACCAACATTATACATTGTTTGCCGACCTTCTCAGGTATCCCGGTGATGATTACACGAAACGGGGTGCTGATTGTCTTGCCATGCTGCAGGAACGCTATCCGGAAGCAGCAAAAGAAATGCTTCCGTTTCTGGAATACATGAATACGCATACCCAGGACGAACGCGAGGAGTTGTATACAAAAACATTTGATGTACAGCCTATCTGCTACCTTGATCTCGGCTTTGTTATTTTCGGAGAAGATTACAAGAGGGGAGCATTTCTTCTGCACATGCAACAGGAACAGCGGAAAGCCGGAAACGACTGCGGTACTGATTTGTCCGACAATATCAGCAACGTGCTGGTATGGTACACCAAGACCGATAATCAGACGCTGGCGGAAGAACTTGCAGTGCGGATTCTCATTCCCGGCGTGGAAAAAATGATTTCCGAATTTGCACAAGCCCGCATTGACCTGAAAGTTAAAGTGCTGAAAAAGATGCACAGGGCCATTATTCAGGAAGAGCTCAACCGTGAGAATGTTTTTCGCAATCTGTTCTCCGCGCTTGTGTACATGCTGAAAAAGGATTTTTCTCACGTCCATTTTGAAGCCGTTACAGGCCCGATCCCGAATTTGCAGCATCATAAAGCATTTATTGAAAAACAAGGTGTGAATACCACTGCTCCATACATGACGAATACCGAAGTAAACGATTTAGTTAACAACTATAAACTCGATTAGTTATGACGAACTTTCTCTTATTTGTTGCCTTCCCGTATGCCTGTCTGGCGATCTTTCTTGTAGGCTCCATTTACCGGTATATCAACAGAGGCTTCACTGTTTCCTCCATCTCCTCTCAGTTTCTGGAAGGGCGGAGACTCTTCTGGGGAAGCCAGCCTTTTCACTGGGGATTGTTTTTCCTCTTCTTCGGACACCTCATTGCGTTTCTGTTCCCGCGTGCCGTGCTGGCCTGGAATGGTACACCGGTTCGGCTGCTGATTCTTGAGATCACCTCCTTTGCCTTTGGTCTTTGCGCTTTGTTCGGTATCGTCATGCTGATCATTCGCCGCCTGAGCAACCGCAGGCTTCAGATAGTTACCTCTCCGATGGATCTGGTAGTGTACATTATTCTTCTTACCCAGATCATTTCCGGACTGCTGGTTGCCTACTACAGCCGCTGGGGATCTTCCTGGTTCGCTGCGTTCCTGAGCCCTTATCTGAAGAGTATCTTCGTACTGGATCCGCAAATTGACGGTATTGCCAGTGTAACTTCGCTCTCGCTCAAAGTGCACGTGATCAGCGCCTTCGCACTGGTAGGATTTATTCCCTTCACCCGTTTCATTCACTTCCTGGTGTATCCTGTGGATTATCTCTGGAGAAGCTACCAGCAGGTGGTTTGGAACTGGAACCGGAAGCATATCCGCACCTCCCGCGCACATTCAGAAGGGCATAAAACCAACAATAACTGATTCTAAATTTCAAGCCAATGAAAAGAACCGGTTCATTTCTTCTTGCCGCACTTACCTGCGGAACTCTTGCCGCACAGAGCAATGCAGCTCCGGCGCCAATGACCCTGAACGAGGTATTTACCTATATCGTACTGGCAGGAGGTGGTTTGCTGCTTTTGCTGGTGGTTCTTCGTTCCTTCATGGTAGCGAATCATACCTTACGTGAACACGGAGGAGAAACAGCTCTCCACTTCCCTATTCTGCGGTCAGCCGCTTCGAATCCAAAACTCGTTACGGTAGGGGTGCTGGTGGTATTCGCCTGTGCGATGATCTGGGTTTTCTCTTCCTGAAAGAGAACCGCTTCTTCTATTTCTGAATTTGCATTCTGTGCAGCGTCCACAATAGAATCGCTGTCAGAATGAATGCCATGGCCTGGTGTGCCACCGCCGGAACAATGTGCACGGTTGTCCATACGGTAAGTGCTCCCAATAACACCTGTATTCCCATTCCCAAAATAAAAAGTTGTGCACCCCTTCTCAGTGGATTGCGCGGATCAACATGGCGCACCGAATAAAAGAACGCCATTGAAAGAAATAATAATGTAAAGGCAATCAGGCGGTGAATGAACTGAACGGCAACTTGGCCTTCCAGTATCACTTCCCAGCCGGATCCCGGCACGCTGAGCGGCGGGATAAGACGGTCTCCCATCAGCGGGAACGTTGGGTAGAGATATCCTGCTTTTAACCCGGCCGTAAGCGCTCCATAAAAGATCTGCAGTAACAACAACAGCAGCAAACCCATTGGCCAGCGGGATGAACGGGTACTTTTCTCTTTTCCGGGAATAAGATCCAGCATAAACCAGAAAATAAAACCGAAGAGCGTCAGCGCCATCAGCAGGTGTGCCGCGAGGCGATAATGACTTACATGAGGATTTTTCTGAAGTCCGCTTTTCACCATCAGCCATCCCACCACACCCTGTAATGCTCCCAGCAAAAGCAGCAAGAGCATTTTCTTCAGGAATCCGGGCGGAAACCGGTGGCGGATTAAAAACCAGAGAAAGGGTATGATAAATACAATACCGATGAAACGCCCGGTCATGCGGTGTATAAATTCAAACCAGTAAATCTCCTTGAAATCCTCTACCGAAAAATGCTTATTAAGAATTTTATACTCCGGCGAAGTCTGGTAGCTTTCAAATTCCCTTTGCCAGTCGGCCTCGTTCATAGGAGGCAATGATCCAAGAGGCGACCATTCCACCATTGAGAGCCCCGACTGCGTGAGTCGGGTTGCACCTCCCAGCAAAACCATAAAAAGCACCAGCACACAACCGGAGGTAAGCCATACGATCACAGGGAAATGAGGATTCGAGCGCAGGGACATAGAAAGTCCCCGAATATATCGCTTTTACCGTTGCGGCCGTGAAGCCCCTGTTTTCGGAAGCTCCAGCAACCTGACTATCAGTGAATTCTCAGCGATTTTTCCAAACCGGCGCGCGCTTTTCCAGGAAGGCATTGATGCCCTCGCATGCGTCGTTCGTTTCCATGAGTTCATTCACATACATATCCTCCAGGTGAGCAAGGAAATTCCCCAGCACATGATTGAACTTGGCCCTGGAAGCTTTTACTGCGAAGCGAAGAGACGAGGCACTTCTGGGAGCGATAAAATCACGAATGAATTCCTCCAGTCCGATATTCATTGCTTCCTTACTCTCAAATACTTTATTTACCAGTCCCATCTGATGGGCTTCTGCCGCTGTTACAGACTTTCCGGTGAGTAATAATTCTTCGGCACGCGCGAGTCCGATTTTTTCCGGCAGAATAACTGAAGCCGGAGGTGGGAAAACCCCCAGCACCACTTCCGGCTGACCGAACCGCGCGCTTTGGTCTGCAAAAATAAAGTTGGCTGCCAGTGCCACTTCCATTCCCCCCCCCAAACATTGTCCGCTTACCAGCGCTACTACGGGTACAGCAAGATCGCGAATAGAATAGAACAGATTATGGAAGGAACGGAGCATTTCCGCCGCATGTTCCTTTTTATGTTCTTCTACGCTTGCACCAAAGGAAAAATGTTTTCCTTCGCCTTCAAAGACCAGTAGCTTAATTTCCGGCTTACCGGCAAATTCGATAAAGGCCTTTTTCAGGTCATTCATCATGATGCTGTCCAGAATATTTCCCTTCTCGGCTGCCAGAGTGATCCTGGCCACCGTACCTGAGTGGGAATAATTCAGTTTGATTTTTTCCATACCTATTTTATTTCTGTTCGTGCAGTGCAGGTGCGATCGCTTGTTCCATCTCTGTGCCCCATTCCTTCCCTTTAGCCAGCAGCTGACGTAAAAGTATAAAGTCCACTTCCCTGTTATCCTTTGGTCCGTCGTTGAAAGCCCGGAAACCGGCCTTGGCTTCGGTCATCATATTCAGGGCAAGCCATTCGCGGCTGCTTTCTTTATTTTTATCCCAGTGTTCCAGTTTGAATTTTCTGACTTCACTGATGGTTTTATTCATACAATTCGGGAAGGTATAGAGCAATTTAGTAACCAGACCGTTTACTGCACCGTCCAGCAGGCTCAGATCCACCTCCGACGCCGCCATCATCTCCTTTCCTTTGGCAAGGTCGGCTCCCTTCTTCGGTGTGCCTATCACAAGTTTTCCGAATTCGTCCACCATACGATCCGTAACAACCAGCGGATTAGGAATAAATTTTCCTTGGTATTTAAGTACAGGAACTATCTCGGTGACAACGCCGAAGTGATACGCCTGATGGGCAGACCACGGTTCACATAGCGTTAGCGAAGACATGGCGCGTTCCACGCCGATGAAAAGAGGCAGAAAATCCGTAGCTCCCCCGATCGGTGCCGACCCGTGCTTAGGACCCGCCTGGCCGAACTTAGCCATGTCGCTGGCAATGGTATAGTCGCATGCCATTCCGATCTCCTGACCTCCTCCGATTCGCATACCATTTACACGGCAGATCACCGGCTTTTCACATTTGAGGATCGCAGAAACCATGTCGTTAAACAAACGCATATACTGGGAATACTCCTGTGGATTACCTGCGTAATATTCAGCGTACTCCTTGGTATTTCCGCCCGTACAGAACGCTTTGTCGCCCACGGCAGTAAACACTACAGCCACCACACTTCGGTCATTGGATGCCTGTCCGAAGGCCAGGATGATTTCTTTTACTGCGCCGGTGGTATAAGAATTATACTGTTTGGGATTATTGAGTGCGATCCACGCGATGTGAAGGCCTGCCACCGGTGAGCCATTCTTATCCAGTACAGGTTTCATTTCATAGCTAATCTCCCGGTAGTTTACCTGTGTGAGATCATGATTTTTCAGTTCCATAGTTTCAGTTTTTAAAATCCGGGACTAACACCGAGCGCCGGGTATATTTATGTTCAAGTGTATTCTTAAATACGGTATTAATTTCCGACATAGGAAATGTCTGAATGAAGGGTGCTATTTTCAGTTTATCCTTCGCCACCAGGTCCAGCACTTCAGGGTAGAGTTCTGCACGGCAGCCCCAGGTTCCGATGAGTTTCGCATCAAAAGCCATCAGGTTGCTGAGCCGAACATCTACTTTGTCCATTGTGAATCCCACCACAGAGAATGTGGATGCAAATGTAAGCAGATTGAAGGCAAGCTCCTGCCCGGGTTTCGTTCCTGAGAATTCAAATATTTTCCATCCGAATTTCGGGGCGTTGATGCTTGCGGCAAGTTCCTTGACTTTATCCTTTACCCCTTTAATATCCAATCCCTTTGTATTCAGCACTGCATCGGTACCATTTTCAGAAGCGATGCGTAATTTATCGTCATTGATGTCCAGGGCGATCACCTTGGCCCCGGCAATTTTTGCCAGCATAGCGCCGTAGATTCCCACCCCTCCTACGCCGATCACAAGGGCCAGGTCTCCGGCTGAGAGTTCCGACTTTTTTACCACCTGATACGGAGTAGATATGGCATCCGCAATTACAGCCAGATGCTCCAGGGGATATTTCCTGAGTACTGCCTCCGGTACCTCACACAGGAAAGCCGATGGCACCTTAATGTGCGACGCGAATCCGCCATGGAAATCGTTACCCGGCATCAATTGCTTCCGGCAGATGTTACTTCGTCCGTTTTTGCAGAATTCGCATTGCCCGCAGGGAAGAACGGCAGGGATAATGACCGACTTATGCATCCACGCAGGATCTCCGGCGACCACCTTGCCGCTTATCTCGTGTCCGAGTGTAAGAGGAAGCGCATGCTTGGTTTGCACGCCACTGTGCCAGAAGCTTAAATCGGTATGACATACGCCGCAACCTGCGACTTTAACAACCACTTCGCCCGGACCCGGGACGGGTAATTCTGCAGATGCGAGCCGGAATTCTTTTCCCAGCTCTGCCATTTGCCATTGATGCATTTTCTCTGTGCTCATACTGCGGGATTTTCTAGAAGGATCGCCGTACCCTGGCCTCCGCCGATGCAGGCAGTGGCGATCCCATATTTTACTTTTCTGATTTTCATTTCTCTGGCGAGTGTCAGCGAAAGACGCACACCTGTAGCTGCCAGCGGATGTCCGATGGCGATGGCGCCACCATTTACGTTGAGCTTCTCTCTGTTGATGCCCAGCTCTCTCTCGCAACCGATTACCTGTGCAGAAAACGCCTCATTGATCTCAAAGAGTCCGATCTCATCGAGATGCAATCCTGTTATTTCCAGCAGCAGGCGGATGGCAGGAACAGGTCCTAATCCCATTTCACGCGGATCAACACCCGCACTGGCGCCTGCAACGAGGCGTGCCAGTTTATTCAAATTCCTGCTTTTAATTTCATTGCCGGATGCGATAATCAGGGACGCAGCTCCGTCCACGATACCTGAACAATTCCCCGCGGTAAGAATTCCCACCTTCTCAAATACCGGCCGGAGGGGTGCAAGATTTTCCATGGTGGTGGCTCGTACATGTTCATCGCGGGAAAACCCTTCAGCGCCTGCGGGCAGTGAATATTTTCGTGGTTTCAGATCCTGGCGTTCAAAGGTGCCACTGCTTACAGGAACAATTTCCTCCTCAAAAAACTTTCTGTCGCGCGCCGCGAGGGCACGCGCGAAGGAAAGTGCAGCGAATTCATCCGCTTCCCTTCTGTTAATCTTATAACGCCGCCCTACATTTTCCGCGGTAAATCCCATGGGATAACCGGCGGCGGTATCGTCTAACGCTTCCCACAACATATCTTTGAAAACAGGCCGCCCTAACGGATAACCCATTCTTCCGCCGAAATTCACCGTTGGAGCCAGCGACATGTTCTCTGTTCCCACGCATGCAATAAGTCCTGCCTTCCCAAGTGTGATCTGCTCGCCGCCCGTTACCAGTGTTTCAAATCCCGAGCCGCATATGCGTTGAACCATTAAGGCGGGAACCTCTATAGGAATACCGGTAAATAGAGAGATATGCCGCGGCAGAAAATAGGCATCAGCAGAACTTTGGCCGATGTTGGCAGCAATGAGCTGGTCCACCTCCGCCGCTTTTACGCCGGCCTTTTGCAGGGCCGCATTAACAGCAATAATACCCAGGTCCGTGGGCGAAACCTGACTTAAGGTGCCGCAGTATTTAC
Above is a genomic segment from Bacteroidia bacterium containing:
- a CDS encoding nitrate reductase subunit alpha, whose protein sequence is MSWIEDIISPQTRKWEEFYRNRWQYDKVVRSTHGVNCTGGCSWAIHVKDGIVVWEMQQVDYPQFNKEVPPYEPRGCQRGISYSWYLYSPIRVKYPLMRGALMDLFNKEKQAAGGDPVKAWANLQSNPEARKRYQRARGKGGFRRARWSEVLELIAAANIYTVQKYGSDRIIGFAPIPAKSMLSYASGARYIQLMGGVNLSFYDWYCDLPNAYPEIWGEQTDVCESADWYHSKFCVSMGANLGMTRTPDIHFFSESKHNGTKTVVMSPDFSMVAKHADQWIPCHAGSDGAFWMAVTHVILEEYHVKRQVPYFIEYVKRYTDCPFLVRLNTENGKLVPGRMIRANEMSQYKDITNGDWKFLNFDTKTGKVVVPKGSMGHRWDDKQGNWNLKYEDTVTDKEYDPELSLLAKNEGVLQVEFVEYGLDKKAMRGVPVRYLSLANGEKVAVATIYDLTMAQYGVSRGLEGDYPKSYDDKNQAYTPAWQEIFTGIGRDTVLQLAREWASTAEITEGKCMVIVGAAINHWFHGNLMYRAAIMAQMLTGCNGKNGGGMNHYVGQEKLAPMDSWSTIMSSKDWGTVARLQQGPIWHYINSSQWRYDGNQRYYNSVPENKLAHMHTADWAVKAVRNGWMPYYPQYNKNNFEIVKDAQAAGCKTDDEMKNYIVEQLKSGKLKHSVVEPDEEVNFPRNWFIWKGNAIGTSAKGHEYFLDHYLGTHTNKIANEVAGDLVEDIVYKKEGARGKMDLVVDINFRMDTSALYSDIVLPTASWYEKADINSTDMHSFIHPLGAAIDPVWESKSDWQIFEALAKLVSEMAPNYLPGIMKDVVNSPLSHDSKDEITQPRLQDWSKGECEAIPGKTMHKISFVERDYSKIYLKYISLGKGVEKNGVSAHGVGFPVDDIYKEMLTHRQHITKWNDGTEYPSLKEDVEAINAVLKLSSLTNGKLAKRAYEIMGKKIGMPEIERLGDGYEQIDIEYRDLQAQPKRYNSSPLWSGVMHEGRTYAAYTYNVDFLVPWRTLTGRQHFYLDHDAYIAFGEHLSTYKPSPTPEAYGDLRVTVNDGKARILNCLTPHGKWHIHSTYGDTLRMLTLSRGNEPCWMSEQDAADLGIKDNDHVEVYNDHGTYVTRACVSARIPKGVCLVYHAVERTYNIPKSQERRGKNGEPRRGGMNNSFTRVHLKPNLMCGGYGQFSYHFNYWGPVGVNRDTHVLVRKMEKVEY
- a CDS encoding COX15/CtaA family protein, translated to MSLRSNPHFPVIVWLTSGCVLVLFMVLLGGATRLTQSGLSMVEWSPLGSLPPMNEADWQREFESYQTSPEYKILNKHFSVEDFKEIYWFEFIHRMTGRFIGIVFIIPFLWFLIRHRFPPGFLKKMLLLLLLGALQGVVGWLMVKSGLQKNPHVSHYRLAAHLLMALTLFGFIFWFMLDLIPGKEKSTRSSRWPMGLLLLLLLQIFYGALTAGLKAGYLYPTFPLMGDRLIPPLSVPGSGWEVILEGQVAVQFIHRLIAFTLLFLSMAFFYSVRHVDPRNPLRRGAQLFILGMGIQVLLGALTVWTTVHIVPAVAHQAMAFILTAILLWTLHRMQIQK
- the oah gene encoding 6-oxocyclohex-1-ene-1-carbonyl-CoA hydratase, with the translated sequence MELKNHDLTQVNYREISYEMKPVLDKNGSPVAGLHIAWIALNNPKQYNSYTTGAVKEIILAFGQASNDRSVVAVVFTAVGDKAFCTGGNTKEYAEYYAGNPQEYSQYMRLFNDMVSAILKCEKPVICRVNGMRIGGGQEIGMACDYTIASDMAKFGQAGPKHGSAPIGGATDFLPLFIGVERAMSSLTLCEPWSAHQAYHFGVVTEIVPVLKYQGKFIPNPLVVTDRMVDEFGKLVIGTPKKGADLAKGKEMMAASEVDLSLLDGAVNGLVTKLLYTFPNCMNKTISEVRKFKLEHWDKNKESSREWLALNMMTEAKAGFRAFNDGPKDNREVDFILLRQLLAKGKEWGTEMEQAIAPALHEQK
- a CDS encoding enoyl-CoA hydratase/isomerase family protein; the encoded protein is MEKIKLNYSHSGTVARITLAAEKGNILDSIMMNDLKKAFIEFAGKPEIKLLVFEGEGKHFSFGASVEEHKKEHAAEMLRSFHNLFYSIRDLAVPVVALVSGQCLGGGMEVALAANFIFADQSARFGQPEVVLGVFPPPASVILPEKIGLARAEELLLTGKSVTAAEAHQMGLVNKVFESKEAMNIGLEEFIRDFIAPRSASSLRFAVKASRAKFNHVLGNFLAHLEDMYVNELMETNDACEGINAFLEKRAPVWKNR
- the had gene encoding 6-hydroxycyclohex-1-ene-1-carbonyl-CoA dehydrogenase yields the protein MSTEKMHQWQMAELGKEFRLASAELPVPGPGEVVVKVAGCGVCHTDLSFWHSGVQTKHALPLTLGHEISGKVVAGDPAWMHKSVIIPAVLPCGQCEFCKNGRSNICRKQLMPGNDFHGGFASHIKVPSAFLCEVPEAVLRKYPLEHLAVIADAISTPYQVVKKSELSAGDLALVIGVGGVGIYGAMLAKIAGAKVIALDINDDKLRIASENGTDAVLNTKGLDIKGVKDKVKELAASINAPKFGWKIFEFSGTKPGQELAFNLLTFASTFSVVGFTMDKVDVRLSNLMAFDAKLIGTWGCRAELYPEVLDLVAKDKLKIAPFIQTFPMSEINTVFKNTLEHKYTRRSVLVPDFKN
- a CDS encoding thiolase family protein, giving the protein MKGYFNRAKGVGISFDDIFLVHGARTGFGKYCGTLSQVSPTDLGIIAVNAALQKAGVKAAEVDQLIAANIGQSSADAYFLPRHISLFTGIPIEVPALMVQRICGSGFETLVTGGEQITLGKAGLIACVGTENMSLAPTVNFGGRMGYPLGRPVFKDMLWEALDDTAAGYPMGFTAENVGRRYKINRREADEFAALSFARALAARDRKFFEEEIVPVSSGTFERQDLKPRKYSLPAGAEGFSRDEHVRATTMENLAPLRPVFEKVGILTAGNCSGIVDGAASLIIASGNEIKSRNLNKLARLVAGASAGVDPREMGLGPVPAIRLLLEITGLHLDEIGLFEINEAFSAQVIGCERELGINREKLNVNGGAIAIGHPLAATGVRLSLTLAREMKIRKVKYGIATACIGGGQGTAILLENPAV
- the narH gene encoding nitrate reductase subunit beta, with amino-acid sequence MDVRSQVSMVFHLDKCIGCHTCSIACKNIWTDRKGAEYMWWNNVETKPGTGYPTKWENQDIYKGGWEKNGDSVSLKGAGKFKGLKNIFHNPHMPVLDDYYEPWAYKYQDLFTAPEGDDQPTGRAISLVTGEPIDLKAGPNWDDDMGGSIDYARQDSNLRSLSPAEQEAMFQLERMTFHYLPRICNHCLNPACVASCPSGALYKRGEDGVVLINQERCRAWRMCVTACPYKKSYYNWNTGKSEKCVLCYPRLESGQPPACFHSCVGRIRYLGVMLYDADKIEKAASAPEDELVNAQMGIYLDPFDPEVIKQARLNGIADSTITAAQNSPVYKFVKVWRLALPLHPEFRTLPNLFYVPALLPTMATVSDGVYNSTGKSLWNPVENNRLPMKYLASLFSAGNTTKIVEVFKRLMAVRLHRRGVTVGDLNSAEISSAMNEVNMDADMANAIFRLTSLATFEERFVIPAAHREEAIEMLENTADFKGATGFGFKERPARGL
- the narI gene encoding respiratory nitrate reductase subunit gamma, giving the protein MTNFLLFVAFPYACLAIFLVGSIYRYINRGFTVSSISSQFLEGRRLFWGSQPFHWGLFFLFFGHLIAFLFPRAVLAWNGTPVRLLILEITSFAFGLCALFGIVMLIIRRLSNRRLQIVTSPMDLVVYIILLTQIISGLLVAYYSRWGSSWFAAFLSPYLKSIFVLDPQIDGIASVTSLSLKVHVISAFALVGFIPFTRFIHFLVYPVDYLWRSYQQVVWNWNRKHIRTSRAHSEGHKTNNN